Genomic segment of Myxococcus stipitatus:
TGTGGCCCCGGACGTAGTGCCACTCCACCGCGGCGGCCTCTCCGGTGTGGGCCTGCTTGCGCTGGGCGAGGAGCGCCATCAGGCGCTTCCAGTAGGCGGTGTTGGCCACCTCCTTGCCGTCGGCCGTCTTCCAGCCGCGCTTGCTCCAGCCGAAGGCCCAGCGGGTGATGCCTTGAATCACATAGGTGGAGTCGGTGTGGATGTGCAGCGGGCCGGGAGTCGCCTCCAGGTGGCGCAGCGCCTTGCCCACGGCGGTGAGCTCCATCCGGTTGTTGGTCGTCTCCGGCTCGTGCCCACCCAGCTCCACCACCTGCCCATCCGGCGTGGCGATGATGACGCCCCAGCCCCCCGGACCCGGGTTGCCGGAGCAGGCGCCGTCGGCGAAGACGAAGGTGGCGTGACGCTTCATGCCGCGCACCCTAGCCGCCGACCTGGGGGAAGTCTGTAGAGGAGACGCCCCGCCGAGGGGGGCACGAAGGCTCTGCTACTCCAAGGGGGTGTTGTAGGCCGGGTCGAAGGGGGCACGTTCCTTCAGGTAAGGGTCGGCGAACCCGTGGGAGATGAGCGGCCAACCGCTGTTGAAGGCGTTGAGCCTGGCGCCTCGTCCCGCCTGCCGGAACAGGTGATGCGGGTCTCCCATGTCGGTCGCGATGAAGTCTTGCAGGTTCACGTAGTGGAGGTACTTCGGACCGTCGGGGAATCTCTTGGCGGTGCTGCCGTAGGTCTCGACCTTGATTCGTGACAGCGCCTCCTCGGCTTCCGCGGGCGACTTGCCCTCGCGAATCCACTGCTGGCGGACCGCCTTCAGCGCATTCGCGGTGATGGTGGCGCCTTGCCCATGCGCGACGAGGTGCGGGCCGCGGCCGGCCTTGAGCTCCGCGTAGATTGCTTGCGCCAGCGTGTGGGTGGCTGGGCTCCCCGCGTGAGCGAGCTTGCCGTTGACGACCTGTCCTCTGTCGCCGGCGAGTGAGTCCGCGGCATTGTAGATGCCGACCACCTCCGAGCCTGTGCGGTCGGCGAGCGC
This window contains:
- a CDS encoding RNase H family protein, with the protein product MKRHATFVFADGACSGNPGPGGWGVIIATPDGQVVELGGHEPETTNNRMELTAVGKALRHLEATPGPLHIHTDSTYVIQGITRWAFGWSKRGWKTADGKEVANTAYWKRLMALLAQRKQAHTGEAAAVEWHYVRGHMGVPGNERVDAIAVSFSRGKGQRLYTGALATYEVDIYDVPEDTSVPEESPKQREAKAKAFSYLSQVGRSVKRHATWAACERRVKGVSDARFKKTRSAEDEAQILDDWGVRPEDVQSED